One window of the Corynebacterium glutamicum ATCC 13032 genome contains the following:
- a CDS encoding LGFP repeat-containing protein: protein MLLAIGVASPVAQAQVEDQFELVKEISDEQFADDGVDYVPNRNAPTVKEQLEDFESAHPEVVIEYHEHVNDSKDNVEELPLPKRDIVAGEMRSDVIELPEGVSKDEADQVEVAEARLNEGARLMAATGCEAMWPTGFSVCGRILDAYRQVGGQLSWLGPPKSNELTNPDGVGKRSEFVGGAIYWHPDTGAYAVTLDGLRQWGTLNWESGPLGYPTSGPMDTNYPLTQRQTFQGGDNYYNPLTGGAVWGDIKQRYEELGGSNHAIGIPITNELPSGTEYFYNNFSNGTISWRNDRQTRFMYLATQRVWDALGRETGRLGFPEADETPEVSGLFHVVNFAERGVIAWNGILGARELYGDVYSLWLQYQNTDTPLGWPIPSLTSLNESLEQEFTRGVVLGSGDALTWIPDDEERSLEDFLPIGSSGSSSSSQEMTLFSQRAQYVDCKNLPDLDEQRKTENNIEKNGGPIKKEYSSRGFPTEFRFVVRKGHYDRYRNEGWGYLKNYCKHNFANHAMAEAVVDKAVIDYGSSPGTSYYKFEKTVYFLDCRTYTFNKNSGCKEMHAPQWVTIIYNPHTFTGANSNRPKGVISAWCNSTPPGGIEHEPEISQCPDHVNLYNKLRI from the coding sequence ATGTTGCTGGCCATCGGGGTTGCATCTCCGGTAGCTCAAGCACAAGTGGAAGATCAATTTGAGCTTGTAAAAGAAATCAGTGATGAGCAGTTTGCTGATGATGGTGTTGACTATGTTCCCAATAGGAATGCTCCGACTGTTAAGGAACAACTTGAGGATTTCGAATCAGCACATCCAGAAGTAGTCATTGAGTATCACGAGCACGTCAACGATAGTAAAGACAATGTTGAGGAACTTCCGCTACCTAAGCGGGACATCGTTGCAGGGGAAATGCGCTCAGATGTCATCGAGTTACCGGAGGGGGTGAGCAAGGACGAAGCTGATCAGGTGGAGGTTGCGGAAGCGCGACTTAATGAGGGCGCACGATTGATGGCTGCAACTGGGTGTGAGGCTATGTGGCCAACAGGTTTCTCAGTTTGTGGCCGGATTCTTGACGCTTATCGGCAGGTTGGAGGTCAGTTGTCATGGCTTGGGCCACCAAAGTCAAACGAGTTGACCAATCCCGACGGTGTTGGCAAAAGAAGTGAATTTGTTGGGGGTGCCATCTATTGGCATCCAGACACAGGCGCTTATGCAGTGACCCTGGACGGTTTGAGGCAGTGGGGGACCTTGAACTGGGAATCAGGGCCATTGGGGTACCCAACCTCTGGTCCGATGGATACAAACTATCCCCTTACTCAGCGACAGACTTTTCAAGGTGGTGACAACTATTACAACCCATTGACTGGCGGTGCTGTGTGGGGCGATATTAAACAGCGCTACGAAGAACTTGGCGGCTCGAATCATGCCATTGGCATCCCGATCACTAATGAGCTACCTAGCGGTACTGAGTATTTTTACAATAATTTCTCCAATGGAACAATTTCGTGGCGAAATGATCGTCAGACACGGTTTATGTATTTGGCTACGCAGCGGGTGTGGGATGCGTTGGGTCGGGAGACGGGTCGTTTAGGTTTTCCTGAAGCAGATGAAACACCTGAGGTTTCTGGTCTATTCCATGTGGTGAATTTTGCGGAGCGCGGGGTGATTGCGTGGAATGGAATCCTAGGCGCCAGAGAGCTGTATGGTGATGTTTACTCCCTGTGGCTGCAATACCAAAATACCGATACTCCTTTAGGGTGGCCGATACCATCATTGACATCATTAAATGAGTCACTCGAACAAGAATTCACCAGAGGTGTTGTTTTAGGCTCAGGTGATGCACTGACATGGATTCCTGACGATGAAGAAAGAAGTTTGGAGGATTTCCTCCCAATTGGAAGTAGCGGCTCATCCTCATCGAGCCAAGAGATGACCCTGTTTTCCCAGCGTGCACAATACGTGGATTGCAAGAATCTTCCCGATTTAGATGAGCAGAGAAAAACTGAAAACAACATTGAAAAGAATGGTGGCCCGATCAAAAAAGAGTATAGTTCGCGAGGTTTCCCCACCGAGTTCAGATTTGTCGTGAGAAAAGGGCATTATGACCGTTACAGGAATGAAGGCTGGGGATATTTAAAAAACTATTGCAAACACAACTTCGCCAACCACGCTATGGCTGAGGCCGTAGTAGATAAAGCGGTGATTGATTATGGCTCATCGCCAGGAACCAGCTATTACAAGTTCGAGAAAACGGTGTACTTTCTAGATTGCAGAACTTATACATTCAATAAGAACTCAGGATGTAAAGAAATGCACGCTCCGCAATGGGTGACTATTATTTACAATCCTCATACTTTCACTGGAGCAAATTCGAACAGACCCAAGGGGGTAATTTCAGCATGGTGTAATTCAACCCCACCTGGTGGAATCGAACACGAGCCTGAAATTTCCCAATGTCCTGATCATGTGAATCTTTATAATAAGCTTCGCATATGA
- a CDS encoding thermonuclease family protein, with translation MSLSISFHKIALSATTLLGAVAISACALVTQAPPINAAPVTGSSSLSSTLDLGTTTPTSIDTVKLTQQAQNQAAPRVAASLVRVVDGDTIVVNYQGAQKTVRMIGIDSPETKHPTKPVGFYGPESSQNLTTMLRGATITLEFDSTQAREDQYGRLLAYVWYTKGDSGLKLANLEQIASGSAAEYSFDTRYNHRNIFLRAQTLAKASSLGMWG, from the coding sequence ATGTCACTATCTATTAGTTTTCATAAAATTGCACTCTCTGCCACCACCTTGCTTGGCGCTGTCGCAATCTCTGCCTGTGCGCTAGTAACTCAAGCACCTCCTATTAACGCAGCCCCGGTTACTGGCAGCAGCTCATTAAGCTCCACCCTCGACCTGGGCACCACCACCCCTACCAGCATCGACACAGTAAAACTCACTCAGCAAGCACAAAATCAAGCGGCACCACGCGTTGCAGCGAGCCTGGTGCGCGTGGTTGACGGCGACACCATTGTCGTGAACTATCAGGGTGCTCAGAAAACTGTTCGTATGATCGGTATTGATTCCCCCGAAACCAAACACCCCACCAAGCCTGTGGGCTTCTACGGACCAGAATCTTCACAGAATCTCACCACCATGCTGCGCGGTGCCACCATCACACTAGAATTTGATTCCACCCAAGCCCGCGAAGATCAATACGGACGCCTGCTTGCTTATGTCTGGTACACCAAGGGCGATAGCGGTCTTAAGCTTGCCAATTTGGAACAAATTGCCTCAGGCTCTGCTGCTGAATACAGCTTCGACACCCGCTACAACCACCGCAATATTTTCCTACGTGCACAAACCCTTGCCAAGGCAAGCAGTCTAGGTATGTGGGGTTAA